One window of Metopolophium dirhodum isolate CAU chromosome 3, ASM1992520v1, whole genome shotgun sequence genomic DNA carries:
- the LOC132942100 gene encoding actin-like protein 6B, translating to MNSGMLYGGDEIGALVFDLGSQSFRIGYAQEDTPKAEIPAVVGVSSDGTADTSMLEPGAKQSNRINENTKHFIDVNSLCVPRKGMEVVSYMKDGMIDDWDLFEKILDYSYSKCLQTESQYHPVLFTESPLNIRSKREKLVELMFEKYNVPATFLGKNAVLAAFSCGRSTGIVVDSGATHTSAIPVHDGYVIPSAIVKSPLGGDFISMQCRQFLKDNEIEVVPHYMVAQKEQVKEKDKPVWTKKHTLPEVTTSWHNYMCKAVIQDLKHSILQVSEGPYDERIISALPTSHFEFPNGYNQEFGNERFKIPEALFDPSASMGGSMLGVSHIVTTSVGMCDVDVRPALYNNVIVTGGNSFLQGFPERLNRDLSARIPASMRLKLIAPNGSTERRFGAWIGGSILASIGTFQQMWISHQEFKEGGKSQIDRKCP from the exons ATGAATAGCGGCATGCTATATGGTGGAGACGAAATTGGGGCTTTGGTGTTCGACTTGGGGTCGCAATCATTTCGAATCGGTTATGCCCAAGAAGACACACCAAAAGCAGAAATACCAGCAGTGGTCGGTGTCTCGAGTGATGGTACAGCAGACACTAGTATGTTAGAACCTGGTGCTAAACAAAGCAATCGCATCAACGAAAACACCAAACATTTCATCGACGTTAACTCATTGTGTGTCCCTCGGAAAG GTATGGAAGTTGTAAGCTATATGAAAGACGGCATGATCGACGATTGGGATTTATTTGAGAAAATATTGGATTACTCTTACTCAAAATGCTTACAAACAGAATCACAATATCATCCGGTATTATTTACCGAGTCACCATTGAATATTAGATCTAAAAGAGAGAAATTGGTAGAATTAATGTTTGAAAAGTATAATGTGCCAGCCACTTTTCTTGGAAAAAATGCTGTATTAGCTGCATTCTCTTGTGGTCGTTCTACTGGTATTGTGGTAGACAGCGGAGCAACACATACTTCTGCCATCCCTGTACATGATGGTTATGTTATACCTAGTGCTATTGTCAAATCACCTTTAGGTGGAGACTTCATTAGTATGCAATGTAGACAGTTCCTAAaa GATAATGAAATTGAAGTAGTTCCACATTATATGGTTGCACAGAAAGAACAGGTTAAAGAAAAAGACAAGCCAGTATGGACAAAGAAACATACACTCCCGGAAGTAACAACTTCGTGGCATAATTATATGTGCAAAGCAGTTATTCAAGACTTAAAGCATTCTATATTGCAAGTATCTGAAGGTCCATATGATGAGAGAATAATTTCAGCTCTTCCGACTTCTCATTTTGAGTTTCCTAATGGCTACAATcaa gaaTTTGGCAATGAAAGATTCAAAATACCAGAAGCTTTATTTGATCCGAGTGCTAGTATGGGTGGTTCTATGTTGGGCGTGAGTCATATTGTTACCACAAGTGTTGGAATGTGTGATGTGGATGTAAGGCCAGCCTTATACAATAACGTTATTGTCACTGGAGGAAATTCGTTTTTACAA GGTTTCCCCGAAAGATTAAACCGGGATCTTTCAGCTCGTATACCAGCTAGCATGAGATTAAAATTGATAGCACCCAATGGATCCACTGAAAGGAGATTTGGTGCTTGGATTGGTGGTTCAATATTAGCATCTATTGGAACTTTTCAACAAATGTGGATTAGTCATCAAGAATTCAAAGAAGGAGGTAAAAGTCAAATTGATCGCAAGTGCCCAtaa